The Triticum aestivum cultivar Chinese Spring chromosome 5A, IWGSC CS RefSeq v2.1, whole genome shotgun sequence genomic sequence aaaattgatcattttggagctaattagacttagtatgtcatttttgaggaaaataagctaactatatgacatatatCAGGTTACCAAGACtgttatgccatttcaaacctaagtaagctaattatgccattttttacataagtaagctaagtgcatgtcattattgagcaaacctaggtaactaagcatattagagataatttagcatattagagctaacttaggtcatttcgaaggaaacaaagctaagtatagatcattttggagctaagtaagctaattatgtcattttggaggaagataagctaagtctaggtcattatggtaagcattttggaggaaataaagctaagtctaggtctttatgcatttcgTAAGCAAAACACTACAGAAAacttaccgtcatcacggaggtgaaggatcttcactcctccttctccttctccttcatcatcctGATGCGCTTAGAGCGGCGAGGCAGTGGGATGTACTCTTCTACCATAATTGGCATGGTCTTGTCTCCCAGCcatgggatcgccggcgccaccaccatcgcgaggtcatcttcaggcaccaccatcgctaggtcatcttcaggcaccaccaccatcgtgaggccatcttcaggcaccaCCATCGCTTGCCCAtcatcagccaccaccatcgctaggtcatcgtcagccaccaccatcgcttgcCCATCGTCAACGACCACCATCGCTTGGCCattgtcagccaccaccatcgtgaGGTAATCGTTAGACAGAATAGGTTGCACCTCCACATctccactctgctcctcttcttccacactccGTTCCTCCTCATCGTCGATGCTGCTTTTGTTGTAGGTAGAGTTGCTGCTGCTTTTGCCGTAGTtagagtcgctgctgctgctcccattgcctgaccaaatgcaacaaagtttttTTTAACAATCGGtctgagacaaagccaaatggagaggaagaagagacagagcgtactggcatcatcgtcgtcctggtagcgcatgcggcacatagtcgtgttgaacaccttcacggtgagcatgaCGTTGTTGTTGTACCTGAGGACAAGGAAGTATCTGTGCCGTAGGTCGTAGGCACAGACGAACTGCTCCtagccacgacacaggtacatgtggcggTCGGTGTCGAACACCACCTCcatgtcccacagcctgcgaagccCGCTGTCGGCCTGTCGCAGCTTTACATTCTGTGGCCGACGGCTGTccagcatcttcataaaagtgtTAGGCAGCCTCTGCAGCGTGGGTCAagcagtgatgtagcaaacaacagagttatgataaggagatgggtgaaggggagatctctcattttatatacctgcctgctggaggaattctcaagtatgatcgtgaagaactcgaaaccttccaagtCGGACTCCGGCATGGCAGAGCGCAGCCGGTGGTGGCGGCctcccccatctctgataagcagcagaagagaccaattactacccttacaacattatcatacaacattacaGCATCAGAAGTTTTGAGCAGAAGAGAATCAACTACACCAAGTTATCATTTCACAttcaaaaagcaatgcacttgtggacaTTTATGATGGCAAGAACTATAATTcaaaaagcaaagcaagataaaCAAGCACTTAGTTAGATGTCTTTGCCAGAGCCTCAATTTGAAATACTACTATAAATGGCAATGGCCTCAATTTGCTACTACTCTATCTTGGCAATGAGTAGGAGAAGAACATCAACATCAAGAACACCCTTAGAATAACATCAACATCAAATACTTTAGTGTTTTTAGAGTTTTAGGAGAATACCATCAACAAGCTCTTAGTATCACTTTTTTATCCAGAAAACACACCATCTATAGTGCTGTCTTACAAAGAAAACATCATAAAAAAACCCCATCAAAAGTATTCTCTCCGGTTCACAAAATTGCTTTCAACCATGCATTGCAGTTTTCTGAAACCGAAGTATTCACTGCCCACACATTGGAATACTTAGGGtattaattaaactaaataacttaaactaactaaattaaaaaacctaaactaaaaaaGTAATTAAACCTaaattaattaaactaaataacctaaactaaacagaaaaaatagaaaaaacaggaGAGGGGTGACCGTGGGGGCGGCAGGGGCTCACCGTGNNNNNNNNNNNNNNNNNNNNNNNNNNNNNNNNNNNNNNNNNNNNNNNNNNNNNNNNNNNNNNNNNNNNNNNNNNNNNNNNNNNNNNNNNNNNNNNNNNNNNNNNNNNNNNNNNNNNNNNNNNNNNNNNNNNNNNNNNNNNNNNNNNNNNNNNNNNNNNNNNNNNNNNNNNNNNNNNNNNNNNNNNNNNNNNNNNNNNNNNNNNNNNNNNNNNNNNNNNNNNNNNNNNNNNNNNNNNNNNNNNNNNNNNNNNNNNNNNNNNNNNNNNNNNNNNNNNNNNNNNNNNNNNNNNNNNNNNNNNNNNNNNNNNNNNNNNNNNNNNNNNNNNNNNNNNNNNNNNNNNNNNNNNNNNNNNNNNNNNNNNNNNNNNNNNNNNNNNNNNNNNNNNNNNNNNNNNNNNNNNGTAGGAAGGCAGGGAGGtgcggcgacggggcggggagggtgcggtggcgacggcgcggggtggcagagggaggaaagaggagaggagacagagagagagggggcgatGGCGGGGGCGCGGCCCCGTTAAGTCAATTTTGAAGCTGgtgccccctctttgccgtctgctagcagacgacaaagcttctttatcgtctgctagcggacggcaaagagttggctgatggcaaagcctagctttgccgtccgctgcctctTTGCGTCTGCTttctggtggctgatggcaaagcctatctttgtcgtccgctagcggacgacaaagagtggGCAGACGACAAATCTGTTGATTCCAGTAGTGAATTCGTcctgaaagctttcttatgatttttttcaggtcaaaagcctccatatagcagaagatggacacgggagacctgtcagggggcccacaagccgtaggggcgtgccctgggggtagggcgcgccccccaggctTCTGGCCACCTGGTGGGTCTCCTCTGGTATTTTATTCGCtcaataatttttatatattttaaaataatcctccgtaaattttcagaacttttggagttgtgtagaataggtctcttaGATTTACTCCTTTCCGTTTCAAAATTTCAGCTgctagcattctccctcttcatataaatcttgtaaaataagagaataaATGCATAAGTATCGTTCCATAATGTGTAATAGcatcccataatacaataaatatcaacataaaaacatgatgcgaAATAGACATGTCAGCCTCCATGTGAGACGATTCcatagtggattcaagaccccatctaaGGAAGATCTTCTTCCTCCAAGAATATTAAGACCTCTCTCCTTCAAGGATTGAGACGAACTAGTGTCTCTCTTACCTTCTTGTAttggatttggacctttgtatccctctatgtgtatgtggatttagcatatgtgtgattggatcttgtCTATTTGAGTGTTTATCTTTGGTTTGCTTTCTTTTTCTCCTCCGAGTGTGAAAAGATCATAAACTTagagttccaccctacatcactaaTCTAGTATTGGCCGGTGTCTCGGTCCTTGATTTCCGATACGTACCCCATGTCTGCTGCCACACTCcgtggtacttcttcttcttcctcggtggtAGGTTCCTCGGGTCGGCTGCACGCCGTAGCGACCTTTGACTACTCGATCTACTCGATATTTCTATTTTGGGGACGACGCCGCGACGGGAGGTGCGAGGTGGTTGTGGTGCCGGCTTGATTTGGGTGGCACCCACATCGATGCAATGTGACTTAGGAAGAGATGTGATGCCGGGGGAGGTGGAGATTCATCTTTGATAATGAGCCGCAGCTGAGCAAAATAAGCAGCGGCTGATGCGATGAGTATAATTTTTTAGGGGTCAACCCGGATAAAGGTTCGACTAGGTCCGGTTTAACTCCTGAAAGTTAAACTTTTAATCATTTAACCGGCTTTGAGGGATGACTAGAGATGCCATAGGTGCACCTACATTTACTTAGCCCCATGGTACAGGCATAACAACAGAGATCGAGAAAGCCTTTTTTTAGATGGAAAGGAAGAAAGCTTATTTGCTACTGCATTAATTGTTACATCCAACTGAAGACGGCCGGTCTTGAATCCACTGCGAGAATTTGAACAGCTAGAGATACAGATGATCAGATACACAACCGAACAGTTCACATAAGATCACAAGAGAGTAGCACACGCGCCTTGTTGCATTATATTACACCACCACCATCTACACACGAACGGCGTTGCCTGCTTTGCCCAGCGACGGAGACGGGAGAATCTCCTACTGAAGTGCCGCGACAACGGTAGATCCTTCCACCTGCACAACGAATAAGTTCAGATAGGTTAATTTAGCCCAAGTCTTCTTTTCCTCGTGACTATTATTCCTTCCAAGCTACATTAATAAGAATCATCAAAGTGCCACATCTTACCATGAAGGTTGCACCACATATTTCCTCCTCATCTGCAGGCACAGCGGTGACCTTGTTCTTGGGATTCTCGTACGACTTGAGGCCTCCAAGAGCGTTCCAGTAGAAGCAACCTTGCGGGAAAGGCGCCAGTGACTTGCCGCAAGATCCTTTCAGCAGGTCGATGTCGTCGGAGAAGGCGACGCAGCCGTCGGCCGTGATTCCCCAGAAGAGCGGCACCTTGCCCTCCGGGTCCTGATCGATCAACACCAACAAAATTAGCAAGAAAGCACGGTGACTATAAACCTCCCCGCTGGAAATTTAGACTTGATCGAGCTTACGGATGCgacgaggagggaggaggtggACTTGTCGAAGAGCACGAAGGCGTAGCTGCCGGTGAGCTGGGAGAGCATGAAGCTGGCGGGGTAGGGGGCCCTGTCCCTCAGCGTCTTGTAGGCCTCGATCACGAGGAGCACCTCGTTGCCGCCCTTGGAGAGGCCGTACTGCTGGCTCAGCCGCCCCAAgttgtccaggactccctcgaaCAGGCAGAAGATCTCATCCTTTGCAGCGAAAGACCTGGATCCACAAACAAAATGCTTGTTAATTTTTAGTACTACTATACATGCTCCATTCTCAGTGAGTAAAAGCATCCTGAATTTAATTATTTTTGCAGGGAGCAGATGGTCTAACTCTTCTTGCAAACAAAAAATACTCCTAATAATAGATGGTCTAACTCATCACAAGCACATGTCCGTTGAGAATGCAAAATTAGGTAAAGCATCAACGACTTAGtacaaagaacacaaagaacaccCAAAACTTGTTTCAGAAAGGTGTAGAAATTCCTTGGATGCTACTCCTTTAGTGCATCTGCCTAGTACAGGATAAGATAAGATCAAAGGACAGCCAGGCCCTACAAATGATAGCAGCGAGTAGACGAAAGAGACCGCCGTATGGGCCACAGGGTCCAGCTTCCCTTTGTTTCTTCTGCTCTCTGTGGGAATCTAAACCGGGTGGAAAATTTCCTTTTTCTGTGGAAATTTTCCTAGTAATAGCAACTGACTGCCAAAAACACTACTGCTCCCTCAACGGCTCAACCAATAACCAAAACAAATACTCTACTAACTAGCATAACACAACCACAAGGATCTTTGCTCTAGTAGCACCCGTTTAAATTCAAGTTTGCTCAAATGTTGTCACTGTCACAGTCTGATGGTTTATTCATCCATAAGCTCGTCACGTCAACAACAACGATAGTATTACCAATAGTAGATCACTGGCTTGTGCCCTTTTTTTTCTTATTAAACGATAATTACTATCCTGCCGAACCTTTGTTCGCCGCCTAACGAAGAATACTAGGCCCGTTTGTTGTCAAGTCAAATTAATGGACACCACGCCTTTGGAAGGTGGCACGATGTTGACCTGCAAGTTGCCAAAGATGTGGTGGCGTTTTTTCGTCTGCATACGTGACAGTTTCTATGCCAACATAGCAATCGACGTCTTTTTGTTTTTGATTGATTTTTTCTTTACACTGCCACCTACCATTACACGTAGGGTAGATGAACAAAACTGAAAAATATCCCGGGCCCCAACTGGGAGGCAGGAATTTCATGTTGAGAAAAGGGTCAATTGCCCCAAGATCCGTGATATCCGAGTAAAAAGAAATTGTGTATTCCAAACGCGGCcagaaactactccctccatcccataatataaaaagCATAGTGTCAAAAAATGCACttatatgggacggagggagtaatttttttGTGGCGAGCAATATTCATCAACGTATAACTCTCTGTCGCGATCACGAGGCGCGAACTAGGCCAGTGAGATACCACTACAAGCGATAAACTAGGAAactaagttttttttgaggggaaaCTAGGAAACTAGGTTGGCGGCTAGGACCATCACCTAATGGAATGGACTGCGAAGGTTGCATTATTGCTTGCTTTAGTCTTCGGAAAGCAACACCGCCCTTCTAATAAGGACAGGAAATTGTCGGATTATTGATATCACAACGAGACGCGTCCCATATGGAAATTATTATCGGAAACCACGGTGCTTATTAGCTACTCCCTCTGTTACAACCAATACATACTGCCGTGTGAggtggtgtgatatgattgtgacTAGTAGAGCCCACCTTATCATCTAGGCGGGCGCTAAAAGTCATCCGCAGCATGCGAGAGACATGGCAGGTGTATGTGGCGGTAACGTTTTTGACACTGTACCGTAGCACCTGGACCGTGGCTACCTGCTAACCTCACCATCACGAAGCTTCATCACTAACTACAGAACAAAAGCAGAGCAAGTGGCTCTGTTTCTAAGGAAAAGTGGAACAAACGATCTATACGATCAATCAACCGTCCGTTTCGCTCGATAAAAGATCTATATGCATGCACAGAGATCAATCGATCTCGAATCCATGGATCCTGCGAGTATTCAAGGAAGAGAAGCTTGCTCTCTCCGAGTAGATTAAGCCGCAAAGACGGTGTATTGTTATTACCTTGGGAGGAGGAGGGACTGGTTGGCGTGGGAGTAGGCGAGGTTGCCCAGCGATCCCAGCTCCACGGACACGGCGGGCTCGGCGCCGGCGAGGAAGCGCTTCACCAGCTCCGACGCCCGCGTCTTGGGCGACGGCGTCCGGCTCCCGGCCGCCACCAGCTCCGCCGGCACCTCCACCACCTCGCCGCTGAACACCCCCAACATCTTGGCTCAAGCAAACTACACCTAGCTAGCTAGGTAAGGTATTACAGGGTCAGTTGCTGATTGTGGCCTTCCTCAGTCCTTGGATAGTTGGACGGGtgaaagggaggagggggaggcgctggTTATATAGGCCCGGGAGAGTGGCAGAACCCAGGCGCAGGGCCCCTGGTTTGCTTAACCACCTGGGGCCCACACAGCGTACGTATCTTTCCttgtgtgcttaatttaattttaCGGTAAACCGTGGCCGGACTTCCTTTTGGTTAAGCTTACTGCGGACGCATCTCGTGCACATGGAGGTGTCATGCGTCGACGCCCTCTTTCTGCCGGCACGTACTGCTCTACTAATCGTGTCTTACCGTCTAACCCGCACGAGTTCGCGTACGAGAGTGCACATATTGGACACGAAGGCAGATTTTCCTGAAGCAAAGTTGGAACTTTGGTGCTGCCGTGGGGAATATAGAAACGATGGGCtgcaagtttatatcattttttctgCAGCAAAGGTGCGCTCTCGTGTGGACAACCCCGGGGCAGCCCGCATCGAGGAGAAGAAACGGACGGGAGGGACCTCGTCCTGGCGAGCATTATCTGCGGGTTCGGCCAAAACCCGGAGGCGTGTGCCAGCGTGTGCGGTGCGGGTgaggaggggccgagggggtgacGGATGAAGCCGTGCGCGGGTGGATGGCGACGGGCGATGGGGGTGCCTCCTTTGCTTCCGTCGCGTTGCGTGGCCGTGAGGTATCGTGTGGGTGACGCGCGTGGTTTTCGTTGGCATGCGGAAACGCACCTCGACCGCCGACCCTCAAATCGATAGTATCCGTCCGGATGTAGCTATCTGAACTCGGGAAGACATCCAACACTGACTTTCATCCGTCCGCATAGCAGTCCGGGCCATGATATTCCCGTGAATCAAAACTAAACGTGGGACTTTGCAGTAGTCGGAAGACGAGACACGTCAGACGATTGGCCCACCCCAAGAAGCGGAGCCCCACGCCTTTGTAGCTGCGCGCATTATTTTTGTGCCAAAAGCCTCCCTCTCTTCTTTCATCCCGCTGCTCTCCATCCAATTCCCGCCTTTTTATCCCACTCTCATCTTCCAAACCACCGTCGACCCATGAAACCGAAGGGAATCTGCCGGAAAGGTGGTTGCATTGGAGGATCCGACCATCACGCTTGCCCGAAAGATCAACTCGGCAACGTGGCAAAAACGTCGCATCAAAGTGAAGACCGCAAAGGAGGAAGTGCTCAAGAAGCAGAATGCCGGCGGAGGGCATGTTGGTGGCGTATGTGGCGGTGATCATGCCGGTTGCGGACACGGTGGAGGTCGCGGCCTGGGTCGTGCTGGTCCGATGGTGGCCCCCACCATACAGACACCGCCATGGCCAAAGCATTACAAGGCTCCGTACTTCTACACCGCCAACCAGCTTGGTAGGTAGTCCACAACAACCGCCTCCGGGCAAGTGCCTTACATCATCGACGTAAGTGCGGTGTTGCTGCTCTTCTTGGAGTATTCTTCGCCGCTGCTCGGCTAGGCATGGGTGGGGAGTAGATGGGTGACCGCACGTTGTTCGATGCTATGCCTTAAGCGGGGATGAAGGCGTACGATGACAGGGGGGAGACAGATGTTCGACATCATCCACGATAGAGGCAGAGGAGGATGTGGCTATGAGGAagggcaagtgggagactcaaaTCCCACCAAGTCCGGCAACTACACCCATACGCAATAGGGCtacacttgaaggaaatatgccctagacgcaataataaagttgttattttatatctccttattcatgataaatgtttattattcatgctagaattgtattgttcggaaaccttaatacatgtgtgaatacataggcaaacactatatccctagtgagcctctacttgactagctcgttgatcaaagatggttaaggtttcctaaccatggacatgagttgtcatttgataatgggatcacatcattaggagaatgatgtgatggacaagacccatctgttagcttagcatattgatcattcagttttattgctattgctttcttcatgtcaaatacatattcc encodes the following:
- the LOC543200 gene encoding stem-specific protein TSJT1 translates to MLGVFSGEVVEVPAELVAAGSRTPSPKTRASELVKRFLAGAEPAVSVELGSLGNLAYSHANQSLLLPRSFAAKDEIFCLFEGVLDNLGRLSQQYGLSKGGNEVLLVIEAYKTLRDRAPYPASFMLSQLTGSYAFVLFDKSTSSLLVASDPEGKVPLFWGITADGCVAFSDDIDLLKGSCGKSLAPFPQGCFYWNALGGLKSYENPKNKVTAVPADEEEICGATFMVEGSTVVAALQ